The Fusarium keratoplasticum isolate Fu6.1 chromosome 4, whole genome shotgun sequence genome contains the following window.
CATTTTCGTTCAGTGTTACCCCGGAGAGCTATCTTGGCCTTTTTTATGTTTTAATCAGACCGGTTACCCCATGCTCTATTATAGAGTTAGTTTCGTTGCCTAGGTACATAGTGTAGTGTATCAATTCCCACTGGAGTTTTTGACATGGATGGCTTATGTCCCGACTGGCGTGAGGAGtgcgtcgagattgaataACGACTATGGAGTAGGACAGTCCCTGTTACCTTGACTTTGGCCCAAACAGGCCGCCTGTTGTGTTAGGTAGGTAGTTCGGTTCACAGCTGAGAGGTGTGCCGCTCTTTGAGATGAGGACCCCGTATGACATGTGTGGTGGTCCTAGATTGTGACGTCGGACATCAGTTTCTAGCTCGTCCTCACAGGTCCCTGTTGACTATGTAGATGATCATCAAAGTTGACTCTACATGATAGTTaatggtgttggtggtgggtTGGGATATATAGATATTACTCAGGGCCCAATGACCCGGTACATTGGACGGGAACCAAACAAATGCCCATAGAACACATAATTTGTAGCTTTCCAACGGCATCGATGGCCCCGGTGTGGACTTCTTCGCCTGTGTCGGTCTAGGATCGATGGTATCCGTGATATTCGCCTGGCCTGCTCTTTGGTATAGGGTATGGCTTCGAGAAATGAACCACAACCCATCTTTGGGATCAACGCAGTAGCATGTGCACACAACTTGTGCTATGACTTTCAGATCGCAAGTGGGCTCGTCGTAGTTTCTCTGTCTTTACGACTCATTCACTCTAGATGGTGGCTCTGTGAGTGATGGGCATATGGGCAATGCCGGGAGGTGAGGCTCACAATGAATGGCCAGGCTCGAAATTCAAGAGAGTCACGAGACCGGAACTCACCGACAATGGCATTAATAACCAGTCAAATATGCTACCGAGAGACATGAGCCTAGAAGACGGGATATACACCGCAAATGGTCATTCGCCGAAAACCTCATCAACAGTCTGACGATCCCGGATCTGTTAGAGGGATGCTTCAAGATAAAGAGGGTCAGCCGCAAAGGGCCCTGCATGATCCCTGCAAGAGGTGGTTTCACCTGTCCGAGTTTCATCAATGCGAACAATACTAGCGATATTGAGACGCACACTCTGCATCTTATTTATCCGATACATTTGCGTGGGTGAAAGATAATTAGCCAGTGCTAGAGCAAGTTTTTGAGAGTAAACGCCCCACGATTAAGCGTCCAATAGAACGTGTAGGAGCGGAATCTCGGTCCCAGCCGCCACAGGGAGCTCCAGATAGAACCCCTGAGGGGACCATACCTAGGTAGATAGCGACACAGAAACAAAGAAATCTATTGGAGAGCTGGCAGGCGGAAGCAATCGTCCAAAGAAGACGGCGCGGCAACTCGTCTGAAAGGCCAGTCACTGCACTGGAGTAAGGGGTGGTAGgacccttgcccttgcatCGACAGGGCATGAAGCGACCTAGCTCGATGGTGGTGGTTAATTTATGGGCAGCCGGTAGCCAAGCTTCGAAGCGCCTGGGCGGGATATCGTGACCATTGGATGCGGCATGGTGGCACACACGGCGGAGAGCAACCCTTAATGAGCCTGGGAAGAAAAAGGGGGCACACTGGATACAGGCGCCGGAATGAGAGACAGACCTGGATCACCAGCGAGTTTAAACTTGAGACATTGGCCTGGGGCATCGCTTCTCTCTGACGCATTCGACTCTGAATGACTTGTTGCTCAGCACCAGAATGCATTTTCGGGTAGAATGCCAGTCTCGGACGGAGGTTACACGGGCAATCTTAACAACCTAGCAGAGTATCATCATACCGACTTGGGTCGGGGGAGCAGCACGTGGTCTGCTTCAACATGAAGGACGATACTCCGTACCTTACCGTCAAATCTCCCTCTCGCCGCAAACAAACGAAGCTATGCCGGGACCTGGGAGCCATCACCCGAGACTTAGAATTGGGCCAAGGTCTCGGCAGCAAACCCAATCTTAAGTTGGAGCGGTAAATATGATGGagatcgtcgaggccatcacgtAGACCCATGCCTCACCGACAGGAGCCAAGACGAGGCGCCGAGCGTCGACTGCGACGCCGAGGAAGGCGCAGCGACGGTGAGGAGAGTGAAGCCCAGAGTGAGAGTCGCGACAAGTGTCTGGACGTGAAATTGTAAGTCTACGTTTTGGGAATGGTGGCAACCCCCCCGTCCGGGCCCTGGACAAAACGTGGTGGGACCAGGAACGCTCCAACGGCGATTCGTCACTGGGCGGCGGCCAGTGGTTGAGGATTCTCCATGGCGTCCAGTGGTCTTCTGTCTTCGCGCCCAGAAGACGGGACCGGTCTCAGTGGCACTCGCCAGTGGCTGGCGGCCATCTCTCGTATGGCGTCGGCGCAGGGTCTGGGCATGACCGGGGTCGGGCAGTAGGGGCCCCATGACAGCCAAGGGTCCTTACTGCATCTGGCAAGAGGAAGAATGATGATATGAGACTTGACCTtctggatggtgttgaggcctGTCTGTATTTCTGTTGTTGTGTAGAGTTCCTGTCCATGTGAAGTACGGCGGGATGGAGTCGTTCAAGACCCGGTCAAAGCCATGACCATAGCCAAGACCATAGGCCCCTCCACTTCATGCTGGTTAATGCCCAGAATGCCATGcctcgccatggccttggccgcAATAGACTCGCTCGCAAATGTGATCAAGGagtccgtccatccatcgtcgGGAGCCCGTTCCCGTTTCGTATTTGAGCTTGCCTCTATCCGCTGTGCTTTGCCGCCTCCGTCCCGCTTGTGTCTCCAGTCCTTCCTTGTCACTGTCCATCACCTTCGACTttaaccttcttctttttccttttccctcttaCTTCCCAATTTTCTCTCCTACCAACTCCATACGCTCCTTCCATCAAACGCCCGGTCCATAGTTCGGACTGCGGTTCTGCCTTTCGATTCTTGTCGTTCATTCCTTTTGCGACTCTTGCGCCTTTTCTCGTGCTCATCATTTGCCTcactcaacaccaccaccaaaaacACTCGACCAACGTGAGCTGACAAGGAGCTATTTGCTTCTCCCGAGATCACAAGCGCCTGTGTTCGACCTTATTTCGCTTTTTTGAAAACACACCACCCGTGAGCGCTGTAGTAACCACATAGTCGCCATGCTTGTAAGTTGGATCTCGTCGCATCACATCGCGACAACTGCACCCCGCTGCTCTCGCCCGCCATTTCGGCCACTGACACGCCTCCTCTAGATCAACGCTGCCCTCATGGCCCTTGGGGCCACGGTAGTCAGTGCCGTCACTCCCCTCGAGATCCAGGGAACCGACTTCATCAACCCCGAGACTGGCAACAAGTTCCAGATCGTCGGAATGGCCTACCAGCCCGGCGGCAGCGCCGGCTACGACCCTGCCACTGGAAAGGATCCTCTGAGCCACAAGGAGGAGTGTCTCCGAGATGCTGCTCTGATGCAGATTCTGGGTATCAACGCTATTCGCGTCTACAACCTTGaccccaacatcaaccacGACGAATGCGCCAGCATTTTCAACGCTGTAAGTCGTGCACACAACATCTACAGAACCTGTTGAACTGACATGACGCCCAGGCTGGCATGTACATGATGATTGACGTCAACTCACCCCTTCCcggcgaggccatcaccTCCGAGAACCCCTGGGAAAGCTACTACACCGAGTACCTCAACCGCACCTTTGCTATCGCCGAGGCCTTTGGCAACTACCCCAAcacccttctcttcttctcggccaacgaagtcatcaacaacatcgagaCTGCCGAGGTTGTCCCTCAGTATCTCCGTGCCGTCACCCGTGACCTTAAGGGCTACATCAAGAACAACCTGAAGCGCCAGATTCCCGTCGGCTACTCCGCTGCTGATGTCCGCGAGGTCCTCTGGGATACCTGGAACTACATGCAGTGCTCTGAATCCGGCGACAAGAACGACATGAGCCGCGCCGATCTCTTTGCTCTCAACTCGTACTCGTGGTGTGGTCCCGAGGCCACCTACAAGAGCTCCTCCTTCGATAAGCTCACCGAGGGTTTCAAGGACACTTCTGTtcccgtcttcttcagcgAGTATGGCTGCAACAAGCCCCAGCCCCGATACTGGAACGAGACTCAGGCCATGTACGGAAAGGAGATGACCCCCGTCTTCTCTGGTGGCGTCGTCTACGAGTacaccgaggaggacaacAACTACGGTCTTGTCCAGATCAAGGGAGACACCCTCCAGATCCTCGGCGACTTCAACCGCCTCAAGAACCAGTTCGCTAAGATTGACTGGAAGGAGGTTCAGTCTCAGCCTGCCAGCAAGACCGCCCCCAAGGCCCCCGCCTGCAAGGCCAGCATcattgaggatgagggctTCGACAACAACTTCACCCTCCCCGCCTACCCCCCTGGTGCTGACAAGCTGATCAAGAACGGCATTAAGAATGCTCCCAGcggcaagatcatcaagatctCGGACTGGAACGTCAAGCTCACTGTCAAGAACGCCGACGGTaccgagatgaagaacctcaaggtcatccctctcgccgacgacgagtcgAACGCCGCGGGTAAGAACGAGGCCGACACTGGCAGCGAGACTGTCGAGAACAGCACCAGCTCGGacaacagcaccagcagcgatgacgaggaggatgccgcTGTCCTCACCCGACCCATGATGTGGGCTGTTGCCATTCCCCTGGCCGCCATGATGTTTGCTCTGTAAGCGGCACAGGGGTGGGATggaagtgcaagaaggagACTAGGAGAGCATGATTTAAGCATTTGGTGTTTGGAGGGGAGTTACGTGCGCATTTTACTTCTCGAAAGATGCAAAGAGTTACACGATACCAATCGTCTGTCTTCACTGCGATAGGGAGGTGAAAAAACGGGCGATTTTGCTTCTCAGGTTTCTTGTTCCAGTGCCTGATTTGATTAGAAGGATCCTTGATGTTTCCCAGGATCCGAGTTGATTGCAATCAATACAACCTTGACTACCTACTTGCGCTTTGTTGTCTCGTATTGCCGTGTCCAACATTGACCATGCTCGATTGCCAagttgatcaagatggagtaATGATTGCATGTGTATCAAGTCACTAGGCAGGAAAGGCATTTCAGGCTCCGACTTGCATTGCTATCAAATTATAGCTGGCTAGTGAACTCCGAGGACGACCCGCGTCCGGTGTGATAAGGGGATACCCCGAGGACTATCAGAGTCCAGTGTCGTAAAGTCATGCCCAGGAGACGACCAGCGTCCAGACTTGTAACGTGCTATCGATGCATTGAAGTTCATTTCGTGTTCACTCCTTGTGTTCCCTTCGTGCGTTCCTCGTGTATTCCTCGTGTGTTTACCTCAAGCTCGTCTTGTAACGAGATCCGTGCCGTACCAAAGTGTGCAGTGAGTAAGTGATGCTCGACATCATCGCGCTGGATCAACCCCAGAGCCAGGACAGGAGAGAGGCCACTGTCGACACACACCATGTCAGCGGAGGGGCATTCACTTCCTTCCGGGGTGCTCACAGAATGACTTTGGCTTAGCCTTCTTTTCCTCGGACTTGTCAGAGTCCTTGGAATCTCCACCATTCTCAGGAGACTGACGAGTCTCAGAGGCGGTCGTAGCCTGGAGGGCACTGTGGGAAGTTGAATCGGAGGTGTTCCGGGAAGAAGTTCCACGCCCACCCCGGTTGTTGGAGTTGTTAGTGACAGGCGCAGCGTTGCTGGACGTACCCGCCCAATCCTCACGTCGACTACCTGGGTAGTACTCTCCGAAGCTCCAGCCTGGATAGATGTCGCGATCGTAATCCGGTCGGAAACTGCGGCGGCAATAACATGCCCCGCACGCATCATGATTACCAACATCAAGTGCTCGACAGCACTTCATACAGCAACCAGGACCATTGTAgacatcgtcatcttcataGTTGTAAGAAGACATGACGAAGAGCTGTCATAACGTCAACAGGGGctcgtggtgatggtggagaAGGGGCGAGGTGCTTACCTTGATGTGATAGATGACAGTGAGAGCTCACGAAGACAGTCGGGCTCTTGAGCCGATACAAGGGAACTGTAACGGGTTGGCACAAGGTGAGTGACGGTAGGGAAGCATCGAAACTTACCTTGTCGGGTCTTGGTAGCTGCTGACAGCGGAGTGTCAGGAGAACGAGGTGCGAGGCGGTACAGAGTGCTTTGCACCATGATGAGCAGCAGGAAAGGCAGCACGAAGCTGGGCATCATACCAGTGATGAGCTGAGGGCAGTCAAGTCAGTGAACCGACTTGGTGAGCGACAGCTCGGGGAGATGGGGCGAGCCCAGGGGCGACGTGAACGTTCCATAGACGCAACGAGGACCCGGCAAGGGCAAGCGTGAAAGGAAGAGCGTGtgcttggaagaagtggacgagggagaagaggaaagaggagCGTGTTTGTGCAGACGGATCGAGTGTTGAGAAGATGAATAGAAAGAGAATGAAAAGAGGACAGCGTTTGTCTAAGGGAGGAAAAGGGTTTTTGTATTGTCCCCAACGATGACCCGCTTGCCTCATGGCATGACAACCACCTGCCGTGCATACTCTAGAGAGTCCTGGCGGCGTCCTGCATTTCCAGGCGTCTTAGGGTCTGGATTGCGTCAACACCAGGACACTGGATGTCTCGGCGGCGGGAGCGTGATAGGCCGTCGACCCCTCCGTTCGCCGTCCCGAAGGGACCCCGGCCACCTATTGTGGGAAGGTCCGATCCGTTCGGTACCACGGCACATGACTTCCCAATGTGTAGGTGCCTCCTTCCCTCGTTTGCAAATGTTCACCCCCCTCTTTCACCCATCCCCTGGGTCTTTATTGAGGAAGGAGGTCATCACGGGGCGGGTCACTTGCGTCTCAACAATGACTCAACACTGTCACACGGACCAGCTCGTCTGGTTTAAGAGGGAAGGAGCCGTCCTCAAAGGAGAGGGACTGAGCTTGGATGCAGAAGGAGTCGGCAGACATATCTCGATCTTCAAGGCAGGAGCCATGCTATGGAAGTACCTGGGTACATACGGAACTCGGCTATCCATGGCCTGATATTCACATCCTACCTACGCGGAAGGTCCAATCTCGTGGGAATGGTTACgcagacgatgatgaggagcgCTGTAGACTCAAGGCGTGTGGTGGTACAGCAAGCCTCACACTGAGACGGGCGAATAAGATATATCCGACTCCTGTTTCAGATATCATGTAAGTGGGAGTTGAACGGGACAAACAACCACGGGGAGAACTCGTTTGCTTGAAATGGGATAGAAGGAGAGAACAGACCGAGGATGAGAGAACATCATGCAGCTGAGCAAACGCATCAATCAACAATAAACACAAACGCAAGCACACAGAAAAACATCATTATGAGTGTCATCAAATCTATTAGctttctttccgtcatagAATACTGCCATACACGGCTTGGTTgacccatcatcatcggcccCAAGCCTGGGAATTGCATCATCCGTTCTATCTTGCAGTACAAAAAGTCGTTCACTCCAGGTATCTTGTATATACCCGCG
Protein-coding sequences here:
- a CDS encoding 1,3-beta-glucanosyltransferase, giving the protein MLINAALMALGATVVSAVTPLEIQGTDFINPETGNKFQIVGMAYQPGGSAGYDPATGKDPLSHKEECLRDAALMQILGINAIRVYNLDPNINHDECASIFNAAGMYMMIDVNSPLPGEAITSENPWESYYTEYLNRTFAIAEAFGNYPNTLLFFSANEVINNIETAEVVPQYLRAVTRDLKGYIKNNLKRQIPVGYSAADVREVLWDTWNYMQCSESGDKNDMSRADLFALNSYSWCGPEATYKSSSFDKLTEGFKDTSVPVFFSEYGCNKPQPRYWNETQAMYGKEMTPVFSGGVVYEYTEEDNNYGLVQIKGDTLQILGDFNRLKNQFAKIDWKEVQSQPASKTAPKAPACKASIIEDEGFDNNFTLPAYPPGADKLIKNGIKNAPSGKIIKISDWNVKLTVKNADGTEMKNLKVIPLADDESNAAGKNEADTGSETVENSTSSDNSTSSDDEEDAAVLTRPMMWAVAIPLAAMMFAL